In Mycolicibacterium nivoides, the DNA window GGGCCGCCGACGGGTCTCGATGATCTCCGATCTGCTCTCGGCACTGTCGGTCGCGGCGGTGCCGATGCTGGCCCTGATATTCGGGGTGGACGCGGTCAACGTCGCGGTGCTGGCGGCCCTGGCCGCACTGGGTGCTTTCTTCGACCCGGCCGGGATGACCGCGCGGGAGACCATGTTGCCCGAGGCGGCCGGCCGGGCCGGCTGGACGCTGGACCACGCCAACAGCGTGTACGAGGCGGTGTTCAACCTGGCCTACATCGTCGGCCCGGGCATCGGCGGCCTGCTGATCGCCACCCTCGGCGGGATCAACACCATGTGGGTGACCGCCGGGGCGTTCTGCTGCTCGATCCTGGCCATCTCCGTGCTGCGGCTGGAGGGCGCGGGCACCCCGGATCGCTCGATGCTGCCCGAAGGCGTGCTCGCGGGCATCCTCGAAGGGCTGCGATTCGTCTGGCACACACCGGTATTGCGCACGCTGGCGATTGTCGACCTGGTGGCCACCGGCCTCTACATGCCGATGGAATCCGTCTTGTTCCCGAAGTACTTCACCGACCGCAACGAGCCCACCGAACTGGGCTGGGTGCTGATGGCGTTGAGCATCGGCGGGCTGCTGGGCGCACTCGGCTACGCGGTGATGTCGAAGTACATGAGCCGACGGGCCACCATGCTGACCGCGGTGATCACGCTCGGTGTGGCGATGACGGTGATCGCCTTCCTGCCGCCGCTCCCGCTGATCCTGGTGCTGTGCGCGATCGTCGGGTTCGTCTACGGGCCGATCGCACCCATCTACAACTACGTCATGCAGACCACCGCCCCGCAGCATCTGCGGGGCCGGGTGGTCGGGGTGATGGGTTCACTGGCCTACGCCGCGGGCCCGCTCGGGCTGATCCTGGCCGGGCCGCTGGCCGACGCCGCCGGGCTGCACGCGACATTCCTGGCGCTGTCCCTGCCGATGCTGCTGCTCGGCTTGGTCGCGGTGTTCCTGACCGCGCTGCGTGAGCTGGACCGGCCTAGCTCCTGATCCGCGGTGGGGCAAAGACTTTCGCCAACTGCCTGACCGCGGCGGGATCTCCGTCGATCACCAGGCTGCCATCGGCGACCAGGGCCGGGACCTGCGCCGGGTCCATCGCCGCACCCAGCACCTCGGCCTCGCCCGTGAGTGTCACGTCGGCCGCCGTCCCGTCCTCGCAAGCGTCGATGCGGTCCGGTCCGATCTCGACGGTCGCCTGCCCCTCGGGCGTCACCAGACACACGATGACCGGTGGCCCGTCACGGTCCGCACTCACGAAGGCACGCACCGCGCGGATCAGCCACTCGGGACGCACCGCGTCTCCGGGTGCGCGGGTCTCGATCAGATGCCTGCCCCACCGGGAGTAGGCGTTTATCACGTCCTCTAGCGCCCGGCCGTCGTCGGTGAGCTCGTACACCGCGGTGGATGCGGGCTTGGGCAGCAACCGCTTGCGCACCAGCCCGTTCGCCTCCAGGTCGCGCAGCCGCCCGGCCAGCATGTCGGTGGAGATCGGGGCCAGCGAGCTCAGCAGATCCCCGTACCGCAGCGGACCTTCCAGCAGGTCCCTGACCACCAGCAGGGTCCAGCGATCCCCAACCATGTCGAGGCTCTTCGCCAGTGCGCAGTGCTGCCCGTAGGACCGTGACGCCATACGGCCAGCATAACCGCAATTGGAATTTCCAACTTAATACTTGTTTTTTCCAAGTTAATGGGCCTACCGTGACGGCATGACCCTCGACAACCTGCTCACCGCCGCCACCGACGAAGCCCTGGCCTTCGCCGACCTGCTCGAAAGCCTCGACGCGGACCAGCGCCGCTCCCCCACCCCCTGCGCGGAGTGGGCCATCGACGACCTGGCCGACCACGTGGCCGCCGTCTGTTTCCGCGACGCCGAGGCCTACCACCGCGCACGGGCCCAAATCGCCACGCCGCCAGGAGAACTCACCCTGGCCAACCCCGACCTACCGGCGGTCATCCGGCTGGCGGTCGGACATCTGCGGGCCGCGTTCGATCAGGCACCCAGTCAGTGGCCGGTGATACCGGCACCGTTCGGCGACTTCCCGGTGGCCGCCGCACTGCGCTCGCTGATCCTGGAATTCGGGGTACACCTGGACGATCTGAAGGTGGCCACCGGCGACCGCCGCTCGACGTTCTCCCCGGCCACCATCGAAGCGATCCTCGGATTCGGCGAGTTGTTCCTGTTGCGTCAGGCCCAGCCGCTGGAGAGCGGACCCGTCACCCTGCGACTGACCGCACCGTCGAAATCCATGGCGATCACCTGGACCGGGAAGGACTGGGCACCGGGTGCCGGCGCCGAGGAGCACCGCGTCGAAGGCTCCGACGACGCGATGCCCCGGCTCATGCTGCGCCGGGGCGAAGCCGACGACCTGGTTGCCGCAGCGATTCGCCCGCTCTAGGAGGAACCGAAATGACAACACTGACAACGCCTCTCGTCGATATCGATGCCACCCCGGTCTTCGACCACTTGCTCGACATCCGTATCGCCTTCGAGGCTGTACATGTTTTTTCCACCCCGTTGGGCACTCGCATGACCTACGTCATCAAGCAGGGCCGGTGTGTCGGGCCGCGTATCGCGGCCGACGTCCTGCCCGGCGGAGGAGATTGGGTCCTGCTCGGCACCGACCGGGTGGCACGCCTGGATGTGCGCGCCACCCTGCGCACCGACGACGGCGCCCTCATCTACCTCACCAACACCGGCCGGGTCCAGATGGACAAGGCGACCGCTGACCGGTTCACGGCCGGAGAACTGATCCGTCACGACGAGATGACAGCGAGGTCCAGCCCGCTCTTCGAGACCGGCGACGAGCGCTATCGATGGCTGAACGCCGTGCACACCGTT includes these proteins:
- a CDS encoding MFS transporter, encoding MTNTKRGPLLLILFAALMAGAGNGITIVAFPWLVLQRNGSAIDASIVAMAGTLPLLVATLIAGAAVDYLGRRRVSMISDLLSALSVAAVPMLALIFGVDAVNVAVLAALAALGAFFDPAGMTARETMLPEAAGRAGWTLDHANSVYEAVFNLAYIVGPGIGGLLIATLGGINTMWVTAGAFCCSILAISVLRLEGAGTPDRSMLPEGVLAGILEGLRFVWHTPVLRTLAIVDLVATGLYMPMESVLFPKYFTDRNEPTELGWVLMALSIGGLLGALGYAVMSKYMSRRATMLTAVITLGVAMTVIAFLPPLPLILVLCAIVGFVYGPIAPIYNYVMQTTAPQHLRGRVVGVMGSLAYAAGPLGLILAGPLADAAGLHATFLALSLPMLLLGLVAVFLTALRELDRPSS
- a CDS encoding winged helix-turn-helix transcriptional regulator produces the protein MASRSYGQHCALAKSLDMVGDRWTLLVVRDLLEGPLRYGDLLSSLAPISTDMLAGRLRDLEANGLVRKRLLPKPASTAVYELTDDGRALEDVINAYSRWGRHLIETRAPGDAVRPEWLIRAVRAFVSADRDGPPVIVCLVTPEGQATVEIGPDRIDACEDGTAADVTLTGEAEVLGAAMDPAQVPALVADGSLVIDGDPAAVRQLAKVFAPPRIRS
- a CDS encoding maleylpyruvate isomerase family mycothiol-dependent enzyme: MTLDNLLTAATDEALAFADLLESLDADQRRSPTPCAEWAIDDLADHVAAVCFRDAEAYHRARAQIATPPGELTLANPDLPAVIRLAVGHLRAAFDQAPSQWPVIPAPFGDFPVAAALRSLILEFGVHLDDLKVATGDRRSTFSPATIEAILGFGELFLLRQAQPLESGPVTLRLTAPSKSMAITWTGKDWAPGAGAEEHRVEGSDDAMPRLMLRRGEADDLVAAAIRPL
- a CDS encoding DUF3237 domain-containing protein, with the translated sequence MTTLTTPLVDIDATPVFDHLLDIRIAFEAVHVFSTPLGTRMTYVIKQGRCVGPRIAADVLPGGGDWVLLGTDRVARLDVRATLRTDDGALIYLTNTGRVQMDKATADRFTAGELIRHDEMTARSSPLFETGDERYRWLNAVHTVAINQVSLSEVHYRVFAVG